The genomic region TGCGGGGCAACCGGTTCTTGCGGGTGCCCTCCTCAGGCGGCCCGGGAGCCGTGCGGCACCGCGCGGTCGGCCACCCGGTCCCAGCGGTCGTCGATGTGCACGACCGCGCGCCCGAGGCGCTGGAACAGGCTGGCCGCGACGGCCGCCGTGCGTCCGGAGCGGCAGTGCACCCAGAGCTCGCCGGAGGGCAGGGTGGGGCCGATCCGCTCGACGTCGTGGAGGGGCACGTGGATCGCGCCCGGCAGGTGCGCCCGCTCGTGCTCGTCGGCGTCGCGGACGTCGACCAGCACCCGGCGGTGCGCGGGGTCCGCGGCCAGGTAGTCGGCCCACTCGACGCGGCGGTAGCTGGCCGGGGGCGGCTCGGGCGACAGCACGTGGGTGCCGACGCCGTCGATCCCGATCCGGGCCAGGTCGCGCAGCGCCGGCTCGAGGAGGTCGGGGGAGTCGCTGAGCAGCACGATGTCGTCGTGCCAGGGCACCAGCCAGCCGACGTAGGTCGCGAAGTCCGCGGACCACTCGACGTTCACGGTGCCGGGCACGTGCGCCTCGGCGTACCGCTGTCGATCCCGCAGGTCGATGACCCAGGAGCCGCACAGCACGGCATCGGTCACGTCGTCGGCGGTGACCCGGCGGGCGGGGGCGGCGTCGCGACGGTCTTCGAGGCTCATGGTCCCTCCCACGGTGGTAGACGAAAGCGGTGCTAGATAAAGTTCACCGACTTAGTCTAGGTATACCTGCTCGGGCCCGTCGCGACCAGTAGTCCGTCGGAGTACGTTGAGGTGATGCGCACTCCCGTCCTTCGCCGGCTCGCCGCGCTGGTGGCCCCGGCCCTGCTGATCCCGCCGCTGCTCACCAGCCCGTCCGCGGCGCTGGTCGCGGACCCGGTGCCGGGTGCGGCGGGCATCGGCGACCCCTACTTCCCGCTCGACGGCAACGGCGGGATCGACGTGCGCCACTACGACGTGCGCGTCGCCTACGACTTCGACAGCGGGATGCTGCGCGGGCGCACCGACGTGCGCTTGGAGGCCACCCGGTCGCTCGCCAGCTTCCACCTCGACCTGCTGGTGCCGGTGCGCTCGGTGCGGATCGACGGACGCCCGGCGCGCGTCGAGCGCCCACGGCCGCATGAGCTGAAGATCATCCCGCGCCGCCCGCTCGCCGAGGGGCGGGTGGTGACCGTGGAGGTCCGCTACGCGGGTCGCCCGGGGCCGGTGTCCTACGCCGGTGAGAGCAACTGGCTCGCCGACGCCGAGGAGGTGGTCACGATGAACCAGCCGCACATGGCGCCGTGGTGGTTCCCCGCCAACGACCACCCGCTCGACAAGGCCACGATGGACGTGCGGGTCACCGTCCCGCGCCACAAGCAGGTGGTCTCCAACGGCACGCTCGTGGACCGGCGGGTCGACGGGGCACGCGCCACGACGCACTGGCGCTCGGCGGACCCGATGGCGCCCTACCTCGCGTTCTTCGCGGCCGGGCGGTACGCCGTGGCACGCGGCGTACACGACGGTCTGCCGTGGTACGTCGCGGTGTCGAAGGAGCTGCCCCGCCCGGTCGCGCGGCGCGCGATGAGGCTGATGAAGCGGACCCCGGCGATCACCGCGTGGACCGAGACCGTGCTCGGCGACTACCCGTTCGAGAGCACCGGCGGGCTCACGACCTCGCTGGACCCCGGCTTCGCGCTGGAGAACCAGACCCGGCCGACGTACCCCGTCCTGCAGAACGAGCGGGTGGTGACGGTGGTCCACGAGATCGCCCACCAGTGGTTCGGGGACTCCGTGGCGCTCGCCCGGTGGCGGGACATCTGGCTCAACGAGGGTGCCGCCACGTTCATGGAGAAGCTGTGGGCCGAGGAGCACGGCGGTCGCGACGGGCAGGACTGGCTGGTCGAGCAGCGCGACGCCCTGGCGGCCGAGCGGGGCTTCTGGCGGGTGCAGGTCGACGACCCGGGCCCCGAGCGGATCTTCGCCACGCCGGTCTACCTGCGCGGGGGGATGGCCTTCCAGGCGCTGCGGCACCGCATCGGCGACGACGACTTCGGCGACCTGCTGCGCACCTGGGTGCAGGGCCGCGAGCACGGCCACGGCACCACCGCGGAGTTCATCGCGCTCGCCGAGCAGGTCAGCGGCGAGGACCTCGACGCGTTCTTCGAGGCCTGGCTGCGCGCCCCGCGCCCGCCGGCGAAGACCGCCGCCAACGGCTTCTGACTCCACCCCGAGTCGACGCCACGGCGCCCGATGAACGGGACGCGGGCGTGACGCCGGTCACGTCATGGCTAGGTTGCCCCTGACCGGCCGTCATGACCAGGAGGAGGAACGCCGTGTTCCGTCACATCTCACGCGCTCTCACGCTGCTGTTGGTGGTCGGCGGCCTCAGCGTCGGCCTCACGCTGCCGTCCAGCGCGTCGCCGGCCGGCGACGGGCGCGCGCCAGCAGACTGCACGTCCCCACAGCGGGACCTCGCGGCAGCAGAGACCCGCCTCGGTCAGGTCACGAAGAAGGTCGTCCGTCGCGCGGCCGAGCTGGAGCGCGCGCAGAACAAGCTCGAGCGGGCCAAGAAGAAGGCGTCCGCCAAGCCGACGAAGCGGCACAAGAACCAGGTCACGAAGGCGAAGGCGGCCAAGAAGGCGGCCGCCGCAAAGCTCCGGAAGGCGAAGAAGAAGCGCGCCGACGCGAAGAAGTCCGTGCGCAGCGCGCGGACCGCACTCGCCGCCTGCCGCGCCGGCCTGCCTCTCGTGACCGGCCCGATCACCGGCGGCGAGCACGGCTTTCCGGGCACCTCGACGACTCTCGACCTCCAGACCCCGGGCTACGAGGAGACCGAGTACTTCCTCAGCGGGACCGCGACGTCCTACGAGCGCGACGGCGCCTGGACCTCCGACGGCCGGTGGGGCGTGAGTGCGGCCGACACCGCGCCGTACCGCACCCGCCTCCTGGTGCGCGCACCACGCAACCCCGCCGACTTCAACGGCACCGTGCTGGTCGAGTGGCTGAACGTCTCCGGCAACTCCGACGCCGACGTCGCCTTCCCCTACATGTACGACGAGATCGTCCGTGAGGGCTACGCGTGGGTGGGGGTGTCCGCGCAGAGCGTCGGCGTCAACAGCGAGGGCGGTGCCAGCACGGTCGGCGACAGCGTGATGGGCCTGAAGAACTGGGACCCGGCGCGCTACGGCGACCTGGTGCACCCCGGGGACGAGTACTCCTACGACATCTTCACCCAGGCCGGCGCCGCGCTGCGCGCCGCCCGAGGCGTCGACCCGCTGCCCGGCATGGAGGCCGAGCAGCTGATCGCGGCGGGCCAGTCGCAGTCGGCCTTCCGGATGGCGACGTACGCCAACGCGTTCCAGCCGATCGCCGGCGTCTACGACGGCCTGATCGTGCACTCCCGCAGCGGGATCAGCGCACCGCTCGGCGCCCAGGCGGACGCCCCGGCACCGCAGGGGCCGGCAGGTCCCGACGCGCCGTCGCCGGTCCGGCTGCGCACCGACCTGGACGTCCCCGTGCTGCAGATGCTCTCCGAGACCGAGCTCTTCGAGCTCGGAGGGGGAGCGCCCGGCACCCGGTTCGTCGACGCTCGTCAGCCCGACAGCGCGATGGTCCGCACCTGGGAGATGGCCGGGACCGCGCACTCCGACAGGTACCTCGTGGCGATCATGAACGCGATGTACCAGCGTCAGTTCGAGGGCGCCCGCGACCTTTCCCCCGTGCTCGGCCTGATCAACGACGGCCCGCAGCGCTATATCTCCGCCGCCGCGCTCCGCGCCATGCGCACCTGGGTCATCCAGGGCGAGGCGCCCCGGAGCGTCGACCCGATCCAGACGGCGGACGGCACCATCGTGCGCGACGAGCACGGGAACGCGGTCGGTGGCGTGCGGACTCCACAGGTCGACGTACCGATCGCGGCACTGTCCGGTCAGACCACCTTGGTCCCCATGAACGGATCCACCACGCGGTTCGACGCGGCGAGGCTGCACGAGATGTACGGCAGCAACGCCGAGTACGTCGCGCGGTTCACCGCGGCCGCCCGGGCCGCTGTGGCCGGGGGATTCCTCCTGGAGGAGGACGCGGAGCTGCTGATCGCCGCGGCCGCGGCGTCCGGCATCGGCGAGCCTGCTGAGGGATCCCCAGGTCACTGATCCGGGAGGGTCCTCGCCGCACCGTCGGAGGCAGACGGCACGATGGGCCCCGATGACGACGCACACGCCGACCGAGGTCCTCTCCCGGGTCTTCGGTTACGACGCCTTCCGGGGAGACCAGGCCCAGATCATCGACACCGTCGTCGCCGGCGGGGACGCGCTGGTGCTGATGCCCACCGGTGGCGGCAAGTCGCTGTGCTACCAGATCCCGGCGCTGGTGCGGCCCGGCACGGGGATCGTCATCTCCCCGCTGATCGCGCTGATGCAGGACCAGGTCGACGCGCTGGAGGCGCTCGGCGTCCGGGCGTCGTTCCTCAACTCCACGCAGTCGGCCGAGGAGCGCCGATCCGTCGAGGCGGCGTACGTCGCGGGTGAGCTCGACCTGCTCTACCTGGCCCCGGAGCGGCTCTCGGTGCCCTCGACCGTGGCGCTGCTGGAGCGCGGCACGATCTCGCTGTTCGCGATCGACGAGGCGCACTGCGTGTCGTCGTGGGGCCACGACTTCCGGCCCGACTACCTGGCGCTCGCGATCCTGGGGGAGCGGTGGCCCGGCGTACCCCGGATCGCGCTGACCGCGACGGCCACCGAGGCGACCCGCGCCGACATCGTGGCCCGGCTCGGCCTCGGCGGGGCGCGGGTGTTCGTGTCGTCGTTCGACCGGCCCAACATCGAGTACCGCATCGTGGCCAAGGACAACCCGCGCCAGCAGCTGCTGGAGCTGCTGCGCACCGAGCACGCCGGCGACTCGGGCATCGTCTACTGCCTGTCGCGGCGCTCGGTGGAGGAGGCCGCGCAGTTCCTCTCCCGCAACGGGATCCCGGCGCTGCCCTACCACGCCGGCATGGACGCCCGGCAGCGCGCGGAGCACCAGTCCCGCTTCCTGCGCGAGCCCGGGCAGGTCATCTGCGCGACCATCGCCTTCGGCATGGGCATCGACAAGCCCGACGTGCGGTTCGTCGCGCACCTCGACCTGCCGAAGTCGGTCGAGGGCTACTACCAGGAGACCGGCCGCGCGGGGCGCGACGGCAACCCGGCCACGGCCTGGCTGGCCTACGGGCTCGCCGACGTCGTGCAGCAGCGCAAGATGGTGCAGACCTCC from Nocardioides sp. dk884 harbors:
- a CDS encoding rhodanese-like domain-containing protein → MSLEDRRDAAPARRVTADDVTDAVLCGSWVIDLRDRQRYAEAHVPGTVNVEWSADFATYVGWLVPWHDDIVLLSDSPDLLEPALRDLARIGIDGVGTHVLSPEPPPASYRRVEWADYLAADPAHRRVLVDVRDADEHERAHLPGAIHVPLHDVERIGPTLPSGELWVHCRSGRTAAVAASLFQRLGRAVVHIDDRWDRVADRAVPHGSRAA
- a CDS encoding M1 family metallopeptidase produces the protein MRTPVLRRLAALVAPALLIPPLLTSPSAALVADPVPGAAGIGDPYFPLDGNGGIDVRHYDVRVAYDFDSGMLRGRTDVRLEATRSLASFHLDLLVPVRSVRIDGRPARVERPRPHELKIIPRRPLAEGRVVTVEVRYAGRPGPVSYAGESNWLADAEEVVTMNQPHMAPWWFPANDHPLDKATMDVRVTVPRHKQVVSNGTLVDRRVDGARATTHWRSADPMAPYLAFFAAGRYAVARGVHDGLPWYVAVSKELPRPVARRAMRLMKRTPAITAWTETVLGDYPFESTGGLTTSLDPGFALENQTRPTYPVLQNERVVTVVHEIAHQWFGDSVALARWRDIWLNEGAATFMEKLWAEEHGGRDGQDWLVEQRDALAAERGFWRVQVDDPGPERIFATPVYLRGGMAFQALRHRIGDDDFGDLLRTWVQGREHGHGTTAEFIALAEQVSGEDLDAFFEAWLRAPRPPAKTAANGF
- a CDS encoding alpha/beta hydrolase domain-containing protein — translated: MFRHISRALTLLLVVGGLSVGLTLPSSASPAGDGRAPADCTSPQRDLAAAETRLGQVTKKVVRRAAELERAQNKLERAKKKASAKPTKRHKNQVTKAKAAKKAAAAKLRKAKKKRADAKKSVRSARTALAACRAGLPLVTGPITGGEHGFPGTSTTLDLQTPGYEETEYFLSGTATSYERDGAWTSDGRWGVSAADTAPYRTRLLVRAPRNPADFNGTVLVEWLNVSGNSDADVAFPYMYDEIVREGYAWVGVSAQSVGVNSEGGASTVGDSVMGLKNWDPARYGDLVHPGDEYSYDIFTQAGAALRAARGVDPLPGMEAEQLIAAGQSQSAFRMATYANAFQPIAGVYDGLIVHSRSGISAPLGAQADAPAPQGPAGPDAPSPVRLRTDLDVPVLQMLSETELFELGGGAPGTRFVDARQPDSAMVRTWEMAGTAHSDRYLVAIMNAMYQRQFEGARDLSPVLGLINDGPQRYISAAALRAMRTWVIQGEAPRSVDPIQTADGTIVRDEHGNAVGGVRTPQVDVPIAALSGQTTLVPMNGSTTRFDAARLHEMYGSNAEYVARFTAAARAAVAGGFLLEEDAELLIAAAAASGIGEPAEGSPGH
- the recQ gene encoding DNA helicase RecQ, giving the protein MTTHTPTEVLSRVFGYDAFRGDQAQIIDTVVAGGDALVLMPTGGGKSLCYQIPALVRPGTGIVISPLIALMQDQVDALEALGVRASFLNSTQSAEERRSVEAAYVAGELDLLYLAPERLSVPSTVALLERGTISLFAIDEAHCVSSWGHDFRPDYLALAILGERWPGVPRIALTATATEATRADIVARLGLGGARVFVSSFDRPNIEYRIVAKDNPRQQLLELLRTEHAGDSGIVYCLSRRSVEEAAQFLSRNGIPALPYHAGMDARQRAEHQSRFLREPGQVICATIAFGMGIDKPDVRFVAHLDLPKSVEGYYQETGRAGRDGNPATAWLAYGLADVVQQRKMVQTSDGDAAHKRRLGANLDAMLALCETVECRRGQLLAYFGQPGGSACGNCDTCTAPPETWDGTVAAQKFLSAVVRLAQRRQRYGAGHVIDILLGKTTERIVNLDHTSLSVYGIGTELDERQWRGVVRQLLAQRLLTVGDDGYGTLELTEDSSAVLRGEREVRLRHEVAPSSTRRSRSSTRKAKPDDVPLDAAGEQLFEQLRAWRAATAKEAGLPAYVVFHDATLRQIAAVRPTVREQLAGISGLGAAKLEKYGDALLGVTAG